Proteins co-encoded in one Chryseobacterium foetidum genomic window:
- a CDS encoding DUF3945 domain-containing protein — MSETNQKEFPDIEELSDILLVHNKKKMKIEAITGIDEKGNLKTAAPTKRNQNEFMRVDKSGDLFSNFFSNFFSQLKNPSQFSFFEVPAAEAEAKAKELQQKVNDQTKESASPLDNTEVQLPKTATTELTQNTAKMETKEPTPENNEYRYKPEQIDWNTLSNLGLSKERLEKLNILDPLLKGYKTNDLISISLNFEGTITKLDARLSLQQNEEGKVTMAIHGIRKEPQLNFPFFGHQFTEDDKKNLLTTGNMGRVVELKHFKTGEPIPSIISVDRLTNELIALKTQYIKVPDELKGVQLDDHQKQTLLEGKPLYIEGMISKKGEPFNATVQFNADKRYVEFLFDRTQHKRQTQTLAEDQKQLKKQSPDKNLEAPKNFRGKDLDQEQYSKFKAGETIYISGLTDSKGKEYQGYITFNQETSKTDFSFTNPNQVREKAKPSEDHKTQTAVNSEGKTNEATKNIKEPLQPKQKEPANKQQDDQQKKPTRSKGRRI, encoded by the coding sequence ATGAGCGAAACCAATCAAAAAGAATTTCCTGATATAGAAGAACTGTCTGATATTTTACTGGTTCATAACAAGAAAAAAATGAAGATTGAGGCAATAACAGGAATCGATGAAAAAGGTAATTTGAAAACAGCAGCTCCCACCAAAAGAAATCAAAACGAGTTTATGAGGGTTGATAAATCCGGTGACCTGTTCTCAAATTTCTTCTCAAATTTTTTCAGCCAGTTAAAAAATCCAAGCCAATTTTCCTTTTTTGAAGTTCCGGCTGCAGAGGCGGAAGCTAAAGCCAAAGAACTGCAACAAAAGGTAAATGACCAAACGAAGGAAAGTGCTTCTCCCCTTGATAATACAGAAGTACAATTGCCAAAAACAGCTACGACAGAATTAACTCAAAATACAGCAAAAATGGAAACAAAAGAGCCAACCCCGGAAAACAATGAATACCGTTACAAACCTGAACAAATTGATTGGAATACCTTGTCCAATCTTGGTCTCAGTAAAGAAAGACTGGAAAAACTAAATATTTTAGACCCCTTACTTAAAGGCTACAAAACCAATGATCTGATTTCGATCAGTCTCAACTTTGAGGGTACGATTACCAAACTGGATGCGCGACTTTCTCTTCAGCAAAATGAAGAAGGAAAAGTGACCATGGCGATCCATGGTATCAGGAAGGAGCCACAGCTTAATTTCCCGTTCTTTGGACATCAATTTACTGAGGATGATAAGAAGAACCTGTTGACAACTGGAAACATGGGTCGTGTCGTAGAATTAAAACATTTTAAAACAGGCGAACCCATTCCATCCATTATCAGTGTAGACCGACTCACTAATGAGCTGATTGCTTTAAAAACCCAATACATCAAAGTACCGGACGAACTTAAGGGTGTTCAACTTGATGATCATCAGAAACAAACCTTGCTTGAAGGAAAGCCGCTCTACATTGAGGGAATGATTTCTAAAAAAGGAGAACCATTTAATGCGACTGTTCAATTTAATGCCGACAAGAGATACGTAGAATTTCTTTTTGACAGAACCCAGCACAAACGTCAGACTCAGACACTGGCTGAAGATCAGAAGCAATTAAAAAAACAATCTCCTGATAAAAATTTGGAGGCTCCTAAAAATTTCAGAGGGAAAGATCTTGATCAGGAACAGTACAGCAAATTCAAAGCAGGAGAGACTATATACATAAGTGGATTGACAGACAGTAAAGGAAAAGAATACCAGGGTTATATCACTTTTAACCAGGAAACTTCAAAAACAGATTTTTCATTTACCAATCCCAACCAGGTAAGAGAAAAAGCCAAACCTTCCGAAGACCACAAAACACAGACTGCGGTTAATTCAGAAGGAAAAACAAACGAAGCAACCAAAAATATCAAAGAACCGCTACAGCCAAAACAGAAAGAACCTGCAAATAAACAGCAGGATGATCAGCAGAAAAAACCAACCCGATCAAAGGGGAGAAGAATATAA
- a CDS encoding type IA DNA topoisomerase: MKAIIAEKPSVAREIAQLLNVKEQKNGYLTGNGYCITWALGHLVSLALPEDYSTPSFHRESLPIIPDPFQLTQRKIKKGKSYHPDPNATKQLRIIQKVFNQCSCIIVATDAGREGELIFRYIYDYLKCTKPFERLWISSLTEKAIAEGFQKLKPGKDFDGLYTAGKVRSEADWLVGINASQALSISSGSGIYSLGRVQTPTLSLICKRFQEHQNFNVKKYWQIQLKHRKSFIDFKSDSSDHWEDKKSAEQILKSIGREGKAEVVDVQTKTISEPAPLLFDLTALQKVANRRLSFSADETLEIAQRLYEKKFITYPRTGSRYIPEDVWSEIPELVRCLRNHEQFKKASSMLQFGNFNKRIVNDAKVTDHHGLLITGKIPSSLSAKENAVYDLIAFNLLETLSDDCIKEQYCIILKVHHYEFNSKAVKIRQMGWRSVKGILSEEANDNTAEILSEFPDVKTGDDLKISHLEIQEKSTQPAKLFTEADVLSAMENAGKHLDNKEQQKVIQNIGIGTPATRASIIETLLKRDYIQRQKKTIIPTQKGLHIYELVKDKKIASVEMTAEWEMAFYKIEQGQLDAEYFLNNIKEYTSQITVELLSLLIPKEEVPKLTCPKCKSHELIINDKVFKCLDEICSWIQFRRICGVQLSVNDICLLIEKGRTDLIKNLKSKAGKTFEAFIVLQSDLTTRFKFPDKKKN; encoded by the coding sequence ATGAAAGCAATTATCGCAGAAAAACCCAGTGTTGCGAGAGAAATCGCTCAGCTTCTTAATGTCAAAGAACAAAAAAACGGTTATTTAACAGGCAACGGTTACTGTATAACGTGGGCATTGGGACATCTTGTCTCGCTGGCCCTGCCGGAAGATTACAGCACTCCCTCTTTTCACAGAGAATCTCTACCCATTATTCCAGATCCTTTCCAACTCACCCAAAGGAAAATCAAAAAAGGAAAATCTTACCATCCTGACCCAAATGCAACAAAACAACTCAGGATTATCCAGAAAGTCTTTAATCAGTGCAGTTGTATTATTGTAGCAACCGATGCAGGGCGTGAAGGAGAGTTGATATTCAGATATATCTATGATTATCTGAAATGTACAAAACCATTTGAAAGACTTTGGATCAGTTCACTGACAGAAAAAGCAATTGCTGAAGGATTCCAAAAGTTAAAGCCTGGAAAAGATTTCGACGGGTTGTATACAGCAGGAAAAGTAAGAAGTGAAGCGGATTGGCTGGTGGGTATCAATGCTTCGCAGGCTCTGAGTATTTCATCAGGCAGCGGAATTTATTCTTTAGGTAGGGTTCAGACCCCGACACTTTCATTAATCTGCAAAAGATTCCAGGAACATCAGAATTTCAACGTTAAAAAATACTGGCAGATTCAATTAAAACATCGAAAAAGTTTTATCGACTTCAAGAGTGATTCATCGGATCACTGGGAAGATAAAAAATCAGCGGAACAAATTCTTAAATCAATCGGGCGGGAAGGAAAGGCTGAGGTTGTGGATGTACAGACGAAAACAATTTCAGAACCCGCTCCTTTGCTTTTTGACCTTACTGCTTTACAGAAAGTAGCGAACCGCAGACTTAGTTTTTCAGCGGATGAGACTTTGGAGATTGCTCAACGTCTGTATGAGAAGAAATTCATCACCTATCCAAGGACAGGAAGCCGGTATATTCCTGAAGATGTCTGGTCAGAAATTCCAGAGCTCGTAAGATGTCTGAGAAATCATGAGCAATTTAAAAAAGCTTCTTCCATGCTCCAGTTTGGAAATTTCAATAAAAGGATTGTGAATGATGCTAAAGTTACAGATCATCACGGATTATTGATTACCGGTAAAATTCCGTCATCATTATCTGCAAAAGAGAATGCAGTATACGACCTCATTGCTTTTAATCTTTTGGAGACCTTGAGTGATGACTGTATCAAAGAGCAGTACTGCATAATCTTAAAAGTACATCACTATGAGTTCAATTCAAAAGCTGTAAAAATTCGGCAAATGGGCTGGCGTTCAGTGAAAGGAATCCTGTCAGAAGAAGCAAATGACAATACTGCAGAAATCCTTAGTGAATTCCCGGATGTCAAAACCGGAGATGATTTAAAAATTTCTCATTTGGAAATTCAGGAAAAATCGACTCAGCCGGCAAAACTCTTCACAGAAGCAGATGTATTATCAGCGATGGAAAATGCAGGCAAACATCTCGATAATAAAGAACAGCAAAAAGTTATACAAAATATTGGAATCGGCACCCCTGCAACAAGAGCATCAATCATTGAAACCCTGCTAAAAAGAGATTATATCCAGCGCCAAAAAAAGACAATTATACCTACTCAAAAAGGACTGCATATTTATGAACTGGTTAAAGATAAAAAGATTGCGAGCGTAGAGATGACTGCAGAGTGGGAGATGGCGTTCTATAAAATAGAGCAAGGACAGCTGGACGCAGAGTACTTCCTCAATAACATAAAAGAATATACTTCGCAGATCACTGTTGAACTTTTATCTCTGCTCATTCCGAAAGAAGAAGTTCCCAAACTCACCTGTCCAAAATGTAAAAGTCACGAATTAATTATTAATGACAAAGTGTTTAAATGCCTTGATGAAATATGTTCATGGATTCAGTTCCGCAGGATATGTGGTGTTCAGCTTTCTGTCAATGATATCTGCCTGCTGATCGAAAAAGGCAGGACTGATCTCATTAAAAATCTAAAAAGTAAGGCAGGAAAAACGTTTGAAGCGTTTATTGTTCTGCAGTCTGACCTCACGACGAGATTCAAATTTCCGGATAAAAAAAAGAATTAG
- a CDS encoding DUF1896 domain-containing protein, whose product MNKQKPDLSYFALRLKEFLSVSFPEKLNDFKFITMRSQLAESAYEYAFKEGHSISYCAEIAESILFEELTFSKFDLLFKVICSEFSLVIDDDDIQPLALQMLSECESVFTGYDFNEYFEDSSDYDVLYTELTGSIQIWIEEHGLQ is encoded by the coding sequence ATGAACAAACAAAAACCAGATTTATCCTACTTTGCTCTACGGCTGAAAGAATTTCTGTCTGTAAGCTTTCCCGAGAAATTAAATGATTTCAAATTCATCACCATGCGATCACAACTTGCAGAAAGCGCATATGAATATGCTTTTAAAGAAGGTCATTCTATTTCCTATTGCGCTGAAATTGCAGAATCTATTTTATTTGAAGAATTAACCTTCTCCAAATTTGATCTCCTTTTTAAAGTGATCTGTAGCGAATTCAGTCTGGTAATCGACGATGATGATATTCAACCATTAGCACTACAGATGTTGTCCGAATGTGAGTCTGTTTTTACAGGATATGATTTTAATGAATATTTTGAGGACAGCTCAGACTATGATGTTTTGTACACGGAACTGACCGGCAGTATTCAAATCTGGATTGAGGAACATGGGCTTCAATAA